The genomic interval GTGGCGTTCGTGGTTGCGCGCACCGTGAGCCTGCACGATCGCGTTTCCACGATCTTCGTGTTCGCTCCCGGCGAGTATCACCGGATCTTCCCGAATCCGATGACGGCCGCAACGCTGCGCAGGCTATCACCGCGCTGAGTCGGCCCGCCCCGCATCTCGCGCGGCTCGATGACAGGCACGCGCGGGGAGGCACCGCCCGTGCGGCGCGTCCTTGCGGGTGTCCGTGGCACGACAACGTCGTTGCCTCGCCGGCGCCTCCCGACCGCGAGATCTGAGGACCCCAGAGCTTGGCGACGCCCGCGTGAATTGACACCCGCGGAGATGAATTGCTATGATGCTAATCAACGATGATTAGCTACCCGCCTACTCTATCCGCAATCGACGCCGCCATCCTCAAAGTCATCACCGCCAGCCGTCGCCCGATTGGCCAGGGGGCGATCAACCTGCGCCTGCGCAAACAGGGCATCCTGGTGAGCGCCCCCACCGTCGGGCGGAAGCTTCAGGAGCTCGAGGCCAACGGGCTGGTGCGCAAGGTCAGCGTCGAAGGACGCGTGGTCACCGATCGTGGAAGCGCCGTCCTGACCAAGTACGACGCCGAGGCGCGCCTGCGGCTTTCCGGTGATGCCCTCCTAAACACGCTGCGGCGCGGCGACCGGCGGCACCTGCTGGACCTGCTCGCCGCCAGGCGTGTGATCGAGGGCGAGACGGCGGCGCTGGCCGCCGTCCACGCGTCGCCGCAGGCCATCGGCCGCATGGACGAACTGCTCGATCGGCAGGCGGAGAGCATCCGGCTCGGTGAGTTGGGGCTCACCGAGGATGTCGCGTTTCACCTCGAGATCGCGCGCGCGTCGCGGAACGAGGTTCTGAACTCGCTTGCGACGTTGCTGCGCCAGCATCGCCGGTACGATCTCTTGGTGACGTCGATGCGGGCCGCGGTCGGCGGGCGCCTGGTGGTTGACCACCGGGCGATTCTCGCGGGGATTCAGGCGCGCGACCCCAGAGCGGCTCGGCAGGCGATGGAAGACCACTTTCGCAAGCTTGGGGACGACCTGGATCGGTATTGGAGCCGGCTTCGCGGGCGCGATTTCGACGCGGACGAGGAAGACGCAGGAACCCCCGGTGCCGACTAACGCGGAAGCGATCGCAGCGACGCTGGCGGAGGCCGGGATCGAGACGGCCTTCGGGTTGCCCGGCGGCGAGATCACGGTGTTGCTCGACGCGTGCCGCAAACACGGGATCCGATTCTTTCTCACCGGGCACGAAGCCAGCGCGGCGTTCATGGCGGACGTCACCGGACAGATCACCGGACGGCCCGGTGTGTGCCTCGCGACGTTGGGGCCCGGCGCCGTGAACCTCTCGCTCGGCGTGGCGAACGC from bacterium carries:
- a CDS encoding FCD domain-containing protein, with translation MISYPPTLSAIDAAILKVITASRRPIGQGAINLRLRKQGILVSAPTVGRKLQELEANGLVRKVSVEGRVVTDRGSAVLTKYDAEARLRLSGDALLNTLRRGDRRHLLDLLAARRVIEGETAALAAVHASPQAIGRMDELLDRQAESIRLGELGLTEDVAFHLEIARASRNEVLNSLATLLRQHRRYDLLVTSMRAAVGGRLVVDHRAILAGIQARDPRAARQAMEDHFRKLGDDLDRYWSRLRGRDFDADEEDAGTPGAD